In Aspergillus flavus chromosome 3, complete sequence, one genomic interval encodes:
- a CDS encoding S-adenosyl-L-methionine-dependent methyltransferase, translated as MFAFRAGLSLSRKHYSSILSLRTGHLVHSRSLLSHRPYPIAPFSTTVMQNPPKSPDVNAKRRKKTKVDREKSSGFDEVLQADIDNLLRKHKPESEIGVEDASTPPPASSLPETFTEIEVKVAEISSTGDGLALSEDANHVYVVPFTVPGDKALVKVIRHFPSLSYSLTDFLKVVEPGPQRNDAGIGCQYFGKCSGCQLQMMSYEDQLAHKKRIVEKAYANFSGLIPELIPAIDDTFPSPLQYGYRTKLTPHFAGPGGNRRSKAPKQPHTEVPPIGFTMKNQRRDLDIEDCPLGTDIVRKGLKSERTRVAENIGKYKKGATILLRESTARIPKDDVDPGSAVKDREIEVGEDSGDVIHIEREKYTEEKRCVTDPNGTSVEYIDDYFFSNRAGAFFQNNNSILSGFTEYIRQLALPKHTQQDSKPIKYLLDAYSGSGLFTITLSPLFKSSLGVDVSGDSIVSARENARANSLPNTGFAAADAATLFKDVPYPPDQTLLVIDPPRKGCSDDFLRQLLTFGPRRVVYVSCNVHTQARDVAVMVQGDKEKNIRFEIESIRGFDFFPQTGHVEGVAILNKTTF; from the coding sequence ATGTTCGCTTTTAGGGCGGGTCTCTCCCTATCGCGAAAACACTACTCTTCAATTCTTTCTTTGCGGACTGGACATCTCGTCCATTCCAGGTCTCTCTTGTCCCACCGTCCATACCCCATTGCGCCGTTCTCCACGACCGTCATGCAAAACCCCCCCAAAAGCCCAGATGTGAATGCGAAGCGGcgcaagaagaccaaggttGACCGAGAAAAGAGTAGTGGATTTGATGAAGTCCTTCAAGCCGATATCGACAACCTTCTACGGAAACACAAGCCTGAGAGCGAGATTGGTGTAGAAGATGCTTccacaccaccaccggcttcttctctACCGGAGACTTTTACCGAGATCGAAGTTAAGGTCGCCGAGATATCTTCAACTGGCGATGGCCTTGCGCTGTCCGAGGATGCGAACCATGTCTACGTCGTTCCGTTTACCGTGCCCGGCGATAAGGCATTAGTGAAGGTCATACGGCATTTTCCTAGCTTGTCGTACAGCTTGACGGATTTTCTGAAAGTGGTTGAGCCAGGCCCTCAGCGAAATGATGCCGGAATAGGGTGCCAATACTTTGGCAAGTGCTCCGGTTGCCAGCTACAGATGATGTCCTATGAAGATCAGTTGGCTCATAAGAAGCGCATTGTGGAAAAGGCTTATGCCAACTTCTCCGGCTTGATTCCGGAGTTAATTCCGGCCATTGACGACACTTTTCCCTCCCCTTTGCAGTACGGTTATCGCACAAAATTGACGCCACATTTTGCGGGTCCCGGGGGGAATAGGAGGAGCAAAGCTCCTAAACAACCCCATACAGAGGTGCCACCCATTGGATTTACTATGAAGAACCAACGCCGAGATCTGGATATTGAAGATTGTCCTCTGGGTACTGATATCGTGCGAAAGGGCCTGAAAAGCGAGAGAACGAGGGTTGCAGAAAACATTGGGAAATACAAGAAAGGCGCAACTATTTTGCTGCGTGAATCTACCGCGCGAATTCCTAAAGATGATGTGGATCCTGGTTCAGCGGTCAAGGACCGTGAGATTGAAGTGGGCGAGGACTCGGGAGATGTGATTCATATCGAAAGAGAGAAGTACACCGAAGAGAAACGGTGTGTGACGGATCCCAATGGTACATCGGTCGAATATATCGATGATTACTTCTTCAGCAACAGAGCCGGCGCTTTTTTCCAAAACAACAATTCCATCCTCTCCGGTTTCACAGAATACATCCGCCAGCTTGCACTACCAAAACACACCCAACAAGACTCCAAACCGATCAAGTATCTTCTAGATGCCTATTCCGGGTCCGGTCTTTTCACAATCACCCTCTCGCCGCTCTTCAAGTCAAGCCTTGGTGTGGATGTGTCCGGAGATTCCATTGTCTCTGCACGAGAGAATGCACGCGCCAACTCCCTTCCCAATACTGGCTTTGCCGCGGCCGATGCCGCCACGCTTTTCAAAGACGTACCCTATCCTCCCGACCAGACACTCCTCGTCATTGACCCGCCCCGCAAGGGTTGCAGCGATGACTTTCTCCGCCAGCTTCTGACTTTTGGACCTCGCCGCGTCGTCTATGTGAGTTGCAATGTGCATACTCAGGCGCGGGACGTGGCGGTTATGGTTCAGggtgacaaggaaaagaatatccGTTTCGAGATTGAGAGCATCAGAGGCTTCGATTTCTTCCCCCAAACCGGCCACGTTGAAGGTGTGGCAATTTTGAACAAGACTACATTCTGA
- a CDS encoding mitochondrial 37S ribosomal protein uS5m has product MSFARPARCVFCSFTRGVSAGTRVPSRQFHPSSTQFANRKPKFPNFKARDEKTLEEITRDMKPKHFKPYTEEEKAALKEEYTPEQLAAIEAGEAAIDPKDMAEQFAIRRDPMKLHYLDDFSTIEPGVDKHVRAPKSNSDYNATLKSDDDFVEDFARFFQEMPEDATAADWVRFAETLRVTLGKEENELNPHSALVPDLFSPGESLTEEAKSVKPFEMQSSARFGESEEITEALKRLLQSTGYTQAFVKGLATKTLVSHSVVNQTRLGKVRRMYCLSIAGNGNGLLGIGEAKSEESADAITQSKYRAIRNMQPIPRYEGRTIFGDVEGKVGAVELKLMTRPPGFGLRCQHLIFEMCRAAGIHDLAARVGRSRNPMNTVKAAYDALMSQRNPEDIARARGKKMVDVRKVYYSGRY; this is encoded by the exons ATGAGCTTCGCACGGCCGGCAAGATGTGTGTTTTGCAGCTTTACTCGAGGTGTCTCCGCGGGCACGCGAGTGCCTAGTCGCCAATTCCATCCTTCCTCGACACAGTTCGCGAACCGTAAACCAAAATTTCCCAACTTCAAGGCCCGAGATGAGAAGACTTTGGAAGAAATCACGCGGGATATGAAGCCCAAGCACTTTAAGCCGTAcacggaagaggaaaaggcagcCCTGAAGGAAGAATACACTCCTGAACAGCTGGCCGCAATTGAAGCCGGTGAGGCAGCGATCGACCCCAAAGACATGGCAGAACAGTTCGCTATTCGCCGGGACCCGATGAAGCTTCATTACCTTGATGATTTCTCAACCATTGAGCCCGGCGTGGACAAGCATGTCCGGGCGCCCAAGTCCAATTCCGACTACAACGCGACCCTCAAAAGCGATGATGATTTCGTCGAAGACTTCGCCCGCTTCTTCCAAGAAATGCCGGAGGACGCCACCGCGGCTGACTGGGTGCGGTTCGCTGAGACCTTGCGAGTCACCCTGGGCAAGGAGGAAAATGAATTGAACCCTCACAGTGCCCTAGTGCCGGATTTGTTCAGCCCGGGCGAGTCCCTGACGGAGGAAGCCAAATCCGTCAAGCCTTTTGAGATGCAGTCGTCGGCAAGGTTTGGAGAGAGTGAGGAAATAACTGAGGCGCTGAAGAGGCTTCTCCAGTCGACAGGCTATACGCAGGCCTTTGTCAAGGGACTGGCGACGAAAACCCTTGTTTCGCACTCAGTCGTTAACCAGACTCGTCTCGGTAAGGTTCGTCGTATGTACTGCCTTTCCATCGCTGGCAATGGCAATGGTCTCCTGGGAATTGGAGAAGCCAAATCTGAGGAGTCTGCCGATGCCATCACACAATCCAAATACCGAGCCATCAGAAACATGCAACCCATCCCACGGTACGAGGGCCGCACCATCTttggtgatgttgagggCAAGGTTGGAGCAGTTGAGCTGAAGTTGATGACTCGTCCACCAG GATTCGGACTTCGTTGCCAGCATTTGATCTTCGAGATGTGCCGTGCAGCCGGTATCCATGACCTCGCCGCTCGTGTCGGTCGCTCGAGAAACCCTATGAACACCGTTAAGGCAGCTTACGACGCTCTCATGAGTCAACGCAACCCAGAGGATATTGCCCGTGCCCGTGGCAAGAAGATGGTCGATGTCCGTAAGGTCTACTACTCGGGAAGATATTAA